A genomic region of Octopus sinensis linkage group LG2, ASM634580v1, whole genome shotgun sequence contains the following coding sequences:
- the LOC115232678 gene encoding sushi, von Willebrand factor type A, EGF and pentraxin domain-containing protein 1-like gives MAGELLVLLIAISVDFSQAGITNHSFGRHSFENDKNFNDPTLKEKSTGGEILNTIETTIYGGNHPGGDIDEENIRSSNEGEQNKMEIASGESATVPEYTKYMNEGSGDQYSNQSYTVFQDKSLQISLQPFHGSVSVNYTFLKEKPELIQCHVISRRNERFIETLMSLINCGHFPEIPNGKFVFALGHSPDDIISRVLCDRYYIRVGEANGDLRCRKGVWYHNATCEIVKCLRKLQVPSNGRKVSKTGNTVNSTITFSCQYGYKLFGNKTLVCGEDGNWMGTFPSCQLVKCPKPQLPDHGFIEKDKQETVFNTTLVYRCREGYSLVGSSHITCQADGKWNREFPVCKQVCLIPDIKGLTKPLWLLPTFKALNTSAEISYGQQIIYSCKKRFKNAYEGAITCINGIWVPAIFCIRSSACVEPKTPKHAIIVYQIGRAFVQYDCKKGYQISNTDLRICSRRRTWSHPVPECVKSCELPKIFGMKDAEFDFKYNKTKTRSLYEIFLTYSCKNDFRKPKEIQPKCLNATWNPLPRCVPANVRLSYTFGETIGVAEIFSDGTWGGVCDHFYVGVGRWGKSESKVFCRMLGFKNGQKLRSYSSSGVRAKFMGIACSGDEESILQCRTKQANVFCTDLVVVSCRGYIFPE, from the coding sequence ATGGCAGGAGAACTTCTGGTTTTGTTAATTGCCATTTCTGTAGACTTTAGCCAGGCTGGAATAACAAATCATTCGTTTGGAAGACACAGTTTTGAAAATGATAAGAATTTCAATGATCCAACATTAAAAGAAAAGAGTACCGGGGGAGAAATATTGAACACCATTGAGACTACGATTTATGGAGGGAATCACCCAGGAGGAGACATTGACGAGGAAAATATTCGTAGCAGCAATGAAGGAGAACAGAATAAAATGGAAATAGCATCAGGCGAATCAGCAACAGTTCCAGAATATACCAAATATATGAACGAAGGCAGTGGAGATCAATACTCGAATCAGTCCTACACAGTTTTCCAAGATAAATCTTTACAAATTAGTTTACAACCATTTCATGGATCGGTGAGCGTTAATTACACTTTTCTGAAAGAGAAACCAGAGCTTATTCAGTGCCATGTAATTAGCAGACGAAACGAGCGATTCATTGAAACTTTAATGAGTTTAATCAACTGCGGACATTTCCCGGAAATACCAAACGGAAAATTTGTTTTTGCACTCGGTCATTCTCCGGATGATATTATTTCAAGAGTTTTATGTGACCGCTATTATATTCGTGTAGGAGAGGCTAACGGTGATCTTCGCTGTCGGAAAGGAGTTTGGTACCATAACGCCACATGTGAAATTgtgaaatgtttaagaaaactCCAAGTGCCCTCCAATGGTCGGAAAGTATCGAAAACTGGGAATACAGTCAATTCTACAATAACGTTTTCTTGTCAGTATGGTTACAAGTTGTTTGGAAACAAAACCTTGGTGTGTGGCGAAGATGGAAACTGGATGGGTACGTTCCCTTCTTGTCAATTAGTGAAATGTCCCAAACCTCAGCTGCCAGATCATGGATTTATTGAAAAAGATAAACAGGAAACCGTTTTCAATACGACACTTGTCTATCGATGTAGGGAAGGATATAGTCTTGTTGGTTCATCGCATATCACGTGTCAAGCTGACGGAAAGTGGAACAGAGAGTTTCCTGTTTGTAAACAAGTTTGCTTGATTCCAGATATAAAAGGACTAACGAAGCCGTTGTGGTTATTACCAACCTTTAAAGCATTGAATACTTCAGCGGAGATATCTTATGGACAGCAAATAATTTACTCATGCAAAAAACGTTTCAAAAATGCCTATGAAGGAGCTATTACATGCATTAATGGAATTTGGGTCCCAGCTATATTTTGCATCAGGTCTTCTGCATGTGTGGAACCGAAAACACCAAAGCATGCAATAATTGTCTATCAAATTGGTAGGGCCTTTGTACAGTATGATTGCAAGAAAGGCTATCAGATATCGAACACAGATCTCCGAATTTGTTCTCGCAGACGCACATGGTCTCATCCAGTTCCAGAATGCGTGAAATCTTGTGAGCTTCCTAAAATCTTTGGAATGAAAGATGCAGAATTCGACTTCAAATACAATAAGACTAAAACTAGGTCTTTATATGAAATTTTCCTGACGTATTCCTGTAAAAACGATTTCAGAAAACCAAAAGAAATTCAACCTAAATGTCTTAATGCAACTTGGAATCCATTGCCACGGTGTGTTCCGGCTAATGTTAGACTCAGCTATACGTTTGGTGAAACCATCGGAGTTGCAGAAATCTTCAGTGATGGCACTTGGGGAGGTGTCTGCGATCATTTTTACGTTGGTGTTGGCAGATGGGGTAAATCCGAATCAAAAGTATTTTGCCGAATGCTAGGTTTCAAAAACGGCCAAAAGTTAAGATCCTACAGTTCTTCAGGAGTTCGAGCCAAATTCATGGGTATTGCGTGTTCTGGCGATGAAGAAAGCATCCTACAGTGCCGAACTAAACAAGCAAATGTGTTTTGTACAGACTTAGTGGTTGTTTCATGCCGGGGATATATTTTCCCTGAATAA